A genomic segment from Flavobacterium litorale encodes:
- a CDS encoding PorP/SprF family type IX secretion system membrane protein, protein MKKLYLAALVALWGIGEATAQQDPHYTQYMYNMNVINPAYAGSKENLAFGLLYRAQWVDVDGAPNTGTFSGHTPVGKNVGLGLSAIVDEIGPVQETNVYADFSYTLKLGGEHRLAFGVKAGATFHDVGLFSEIGNGFVPAPDDPAFSENVNETYFNVGAGFFYYTDNYYVALSVPNMLEAKHLDVTDNGTAYEFGSETQHYFLTGGYVFQLSPNTKMKPSFMLKSSFDVAPSIDGSLNFLFFEKFEIGATYRLDDSFGGMVNYAITPNLRIGYAYDHIISDLDVTTPSSHEIMLLFDVNFPKKVSRSPRYF, encoded by the coding sequence ATGAAGAAACTATACTTAGCCGCCTTAGTAGCCCTTTGGGGCATAGGCGAAGCCACGGCGCAGCAAGACCCGCACTACACACAGTACATGTACAACATGAACGTGATTAACCCAGCCTATGCGGGTTCTAAAGAAAATCTTGCCTTCGGACTTTTATATCGTGCCCAGTGGGTGGATGTAGATGGTGCTCCTAATACGGGTACTTTCTCGGGCCACACACCTGTGGGTAAAAATGTAGGACTGGGTCTATCGGCTATTGTTGATGAGATTGGTCCGGTTCAGGAAACTAATGTTTATGCTGACTTTTCGTATACGCTAAAACTAGGGGGTGAACACCGCTTGGCTTTTGGGGTAAAGGCAGGGGCTACCTTCCACGATGTGGGGCTCTTTAGTGAAATTGGTAATGGTTTTGTACCTGCACCGGATGATCCTGCTTTTAGCGAGAACGTAAACGAAACGTATTTTAATGTTGGGGCAGGGTTCTTTTACTACACGGATAATTACTATGTAGCTTTATCGGTTCCGAACATGCTTGAGGCCAAACACCTTGATGTAACGGATAATGGTACGGCCTATGAGTTTGGTTCGGAAACCCAGCACTACTTCTTAACGGGGGGGTATGTATTCCAGCTTTCTCCTAATACCAAGATGAAGCCTTCGTTTATGTTGAAGTCGTCTTTTGATGTGGCGCCTTCGATTGATGGTTCGTTGAACTTCTTGTTCTTTGAGAAGTTTGAGATTGGGGCTACTTACCGACTGGATGATAGTTTTGGGGGGATGGTGAATTATGCTATTACTCCGAATTTACGTATTGGATATGCTTATGATCATATTATATCGGATTTGGATGTTACTACGCCATCTTCGCATGAGATTATGCTGCTATTTGATGTAAACTTCCCTAAAAAAGTATCCCGTTCACCGCGTTATTTCTAA
- a CDS encoding DUF3078 domain-containing protein, translating into MKKNFILLCSALCMMGVNAQDQDSANTANDTISAWKAKGNASFLFNQSTFDNWLAGGENNISGNAGLNYDINYKKGEWSWDNKLIASYGIVKTRTSAFAKKTDDRIEFNSTLGKSITERWNYSAFLNFRTQFAKGYNYSQDENGAEVREEYTNFLSPAYLLVGPGFLYKKDDNFKFNLSPATSKFTFVDKAFTLPDEAYFGVEEGKTMRYELGFNASAYYKLGVIANVTFENIVNLYSNYLEDPQNVDIDYQLNIVMKINRYLTTNLSFQTIYDDNAFKGFQIRQVFGVAANYGF; encoded by the coding sequence ATGAAAAAAAACTTTATTTTATTGTGTAGTGCTTTATGCATGATGGGCGTTAACGCTCAAGACCAAGATTCGGCAAATACCGCCAACGACACCATTAGTGCTTGGAAAGCAAAAGGAAATGCATCGTTTTTATTCAACCAATCTACCTTCGATAATTGGTTAGCAGGTGGTGAAAACAACATTTCGGGTAATGCGGGGCTTAATTACGATATTAATTATAAGAAAGGCGAATGGAGTTGGGATAACAAGCTTATAGCCTCCTACGGTATAGTTAAAACCCGAACAAGTGCATTTGCTAAAAAAACAGACGACCGTATAGAGTTTAACTCTACCTTAGGTAAAAGCATTACCGAACGTTGGAACTATTCGGCATTCCTTAACTTCCGTACCCAATTTGCCAAAGGCTACAACTATTCTCAAGACGAAAATGGGGCAGAGGTACGTGAGGAATATACTAACTTCCTATCGCCAGCCTATTTACTAGTAGGTCCCGGTTTTTTGTATAAAAAAGACGATAATTTTAAATTTAACCTATCGCCGGCAACATCAAAGTTCACTTTCGTAGATAAAGCTTTTACGTTACCCGATGAAGCCTACTTTGGTGTAGAAGAAGGGAAAACAATGCGTTACGAGCTTGGTTTTAATGCCTCGGCATATTACAAATTGGGGGTTATTGCTAATGTAACCTTCGAGAATATTGTTAACCTATACTCCAACTACCTCGAAGATCCTCAAAACGTAGATATTGATTATCAGTTAAACATTGTAATGAAAATTAACCGTTACCTAACCACAAATCTATCGTTCCAAACCATATACGACGATAATGCCTTTAAAGGCTTCCAAATACGCCAAGTATTTGGTGTAGCAGCAAACTACGGTTTTTAA
- a CDS encoding OmpA family protein: protein MKNLYITLSFMLATTAVIAQNKDTKTADKHFDRFEYVEAAEEYLELVNDGKADGYVYQRLADSYYNVFNYKEAVKYYDKAVAAGVADSETHYRYAQMLKAAGRYEESNTQMRKFAQLVPSDKRAMLFMEDPNYLPKLRKQNKLFDEKLLEINSEEYGSFGPVLTDDNTLYFTSARNTARKTYEWNDQPYLDLYMATYNANGTFSEPVPVDGINSKWHDGPAAVTADGKVMYFSSESFKESKQFERDKDANAKIGQVYLYKATKQGDSWGNVQPLPFNDKRWSTGNPSISKDGKTLYFTSDREGSVGDTDIWMVEVKGGNSYGEPVNLGSNINTEGKETFPFITEDNHLYFSSNARPGFGGHDIYMVDLDEGGAPMNVGAPINSPQDDFSFSYNVGKKMGYFASNRSGVDKLYSATPICGVEAIVMVKDANTGKPLASAKVAILDEENNVIEGKMTGADGKVTYNIDCDRAYTVQAITKGYEGNSFPVAETDGGKVTINAELKPIEEIVVPPVIVLNPIFFEFDKSNITQQAAFELDKVVQLMQENEDMVVMVKAHTDNRGSDKYNMRLSNRRAKSSVQYIISKGIAKSRISGEGFGESQPKVDCGTDCSEEQHAENRRSEFIIVKK from the coding sequence ATGAAGAACTTATATATTACCCTTAGTTTTATGCTCGCCACTACGGCAGTAATAGCACAAAACAAAGATACCAAGACCGCAGACAAGCATTTTGACCGTTTTGAATACGTAGAAGCTGCCGAAGAATACCTAGAACTGGTAAACGATGGCAAAGCCGATGGTTACGTATACCAGCGCCTAGCCGATAGTTACTACAATGTATTTAATTACAAAGAGGCTGTAAAATATTACGACAAAGCGGTAGCCGCTGGTGTTGCCGATAGTGAAACCCACTACCGTTATGCACAAATGCTAAAAGCTGCAGGACGTTATGAGGAGTCCAATACCCAAATGCGCAAGTTTGCACAGCTGGTACCATCGGACAAACGTGCGATGCTGTTTATGGAAGATCCCAACTACCTTCCGAAACTCAGAAAACAAAACAAACTCTTTGATGAGAAGCTATTGGAGATTAACTCAGAAGAATACGGATCGTTTGGTCCTGTATTAACAGATGACAATACCCTGTACTTTACCAGTGCCCGTAACACAGCACGTAAAACGTACGAATGGAACGACCAACCGTACCTGGACCTGTACATGGCTACATACAATGCTAATGGCACCTTTAGTGAGCCAGTACCTGTAGACGGTATAAACAGCAAGTGGCACGATGGTCCTGCTGCTGTTACCGCTGATGGGAAGGTAATGTACTTTTCGAGTGAGAGTTTTAAAGAGAGTAAGCAATTTGAGCGCGATAAAGACGCCAATGCTAAAATCGGGCAAGTATACCTATACAAGGCCACCAAACAAGGCGATAGCTGGGGCAATGTACAACCTTTACCGTTTAACGATAAGCGTTGGAGTACAGGTAACCCAAGTATCAGTAAAGATGGTAAAACACTCTACTTTACATCCGATAGAGAAGGATCTGTAGGCGATACCGATATCTGGATGGTAGAAGTAAAAGGCGGCAACAGTTATGGTGAGCCTGTAAACTTAGGAAGCAATATTAATACCGAAGGAAAAGAAACGTTCCCGTTTATTACGGAAGACAACCACTTGTATTTTTCTTCGAATGCACGTCCTGGATTTGGTGGGCATGATATTTATATGGTAGACCTTGATGAGGGTGGTGCTCCTATGAATGTAGGTGCTCCAATAAACTCACCACAGGACGACTTCTCGTTTAGCTACAACGTAGGTAAGAAAATGGGCTACTTTGCTTCGAATAGAAGCGGAGTGGATAAGTTATACAGTGCTACGCCCATATGTGGTGTAGAGGCTATTGTAATGGTAAAAGATGCCAATACAGGCAAACCCCTAGCTTCGGCTAAAGTGGCCATACTGGATGAGGAGAACAATGTAATTGAGGGTAAAATGACGGGTGCTGATGGTAAGGTAACCTACAATATTGATTGTGACAGGGCTTATACCGTACAAGCCATTACCAAAGGGTATGAGGGCAACAGCTTCCCTGTAGCCGAAACCGATGGTGGTAAAGTAACTATAAACGCCGAACTGAAACCGATTGAGGAGATTGTGGTACCACCAGTTATTGTACTGAATCCGATCTTCTTTGAGTTTGATAAGAGCAACATTACCCAACAGGCGGCTTTTGAGCTGGATAAAGTGGTGCAGCTAATGCAGGAGAACGAGGATATGGTAGTGATGGTAAAAGCACATACGGATAACCGTGGTAGTGATAAGTACAACATGCGTTTATCGAATCGTAGAGCCAAATCATCGGTACAGTATATTATCTCGAAAGGGATTGCTAAGAGCCGTATATCGGGCGAAGGTTTTGGTGAGAGCCAACCGAAAGTGGATTGTGGTACTGACTGCTCTGAAGAGCAACACGCCGAGAACAGAAGAAGTGAATTTATTATCGTAAAGAAATAA
- a CDS encoding choice-of-anchor J domain-containing protein, producing the protein MKRITFLFFMSLVSLCGFAQMPLQGFDDTGVFPPTDWEVHDNGIGPLWSWGQALGAGPQPAYEGLHAAYINRENVAVGLPEDWLVTEQFNVPTNPQLRFWSRLTIGGDDGTLYRIYITDDPGVAFDPLNYDQIQEWTELQINPAQTVYTEQVVDIPAIYVGQDVRLAFVMIGDNGDRWLVDSASVVSQCLDPENLSAAPGIDNADLSWDNPSGATEWEIEVLAAAAIPNGVGITYNGTLPYEATTTDDGVTALTENTDYKYYVRALCDDGGTSEWVGPFLFSTVALGATCEAAIEITALPYTTTDNTGDYDDDYSGSPGAAGCGTTSGYLNGDDVVYEYTATTDGTISIDMTDNGAWSGMFIYDDCADIGTECIGGGPGGGAGNDVSVPALAVTAGQTYYIVISTFAAPQTTPYTLTIQQVFCDPPVGLPATNADEDSVDLSWTNPSGATSWEIVVQNPGDGIPAGAGTTVATNTEYNVDSLTEATNYEYYVRADCNDGNFSAWAGPYPFSTTQVAATMDYSQDFEGVNSGFSLSNGTATNQWAIGSAIANGGTQSLYISNDNGVSNEYTNNSTSVVHAYRDIQMPAVVDQALVSFDWNVDGENCCDYVRVWVVPASFTPTTGTLINAGAAGANAIQIGGNFNDSNGWETQNNVVDLSAYANQVMRLVFEWRNDGSVGQAPAAIDNIDVSLITCPSPSDLAIADLQEEEVTFTWTAPTSVTPTFDYYFATDTTAPDDATPPTGNVAVSTVNIGLLTPSTQYSFWVRSNCGVGDTSFWVGPLTFTTPQIPATIDYEEDFEGTIEWTLSNGTQTNQWVIDEAISSSPTHSLYISNDNGVSSAYTNNSSSVVHAYRDIAIPTGAADADLSFDYNVDGENCCDYVRVWVVPITFIPTPGALINGGAAGDDAFQVGGNFNNTADWQTENTVINVAAYADGVMRLVFEWRNDGSVGQAPAGIDNVNVSIITCPQPLDLAVSDIGETGATIAWTNQGTAAEWEVYIVSAGDPAPTDATVGITTTDNPYVATGLDDSTEYDVYVRAICDPTDSSNWTGPANFQTQCGSFGVPFFEGFNTDSTTQLCWTVLNDNGDFDAWNMDYNPNPFEGDQSAAITTDFNNGNNDDWLISPTIDLDSGNKRLKFHQRVQSSFEPNDFQVLLSVEGADIADFTAPTAVTLIPLAEYDNTEYIEYEVFLEDAGGTSITGEVNIAWHIPDGGLDGWRLYIDNVIIEDIPSCPQPTDLAVSSVGDTTVTLEWTEVGPATAWEVYVIPTGGDAPIDTTTEGVVAADSNPFVYDIDLEAGIVYDFYVKAVCGPDDESFWSGPFTFNTALCPLEDQCNYEFVMSDTGGNTWNGNTMTVSQGGIDIATLTGPTNADGTDPITQIVPLCAGIPFELYWNDAGFSDQQVAISIINPFDSETVFDKPAGEGSDNTLLYTGIPFCSEITCPQPTDLVAEGYNYIDSILLGWTPGGTETEWEVIVQDAGGTYPGNDPDPTTIVTVTGDPEYIAGDLVPDDFYEYYVRAICGPDDASFWTGPFEFSIFAPPGCAAVEVLDELTLEIIVPNSEVSLCPEDEACYELSANYYQLKGTDSYAVESIDYAPPYPFLGGTELNVNTDDIWSPVVDLPFEFCFYGETYNEAKVGSNGVVQFGENMTDGGFCPWSFDESVPDANFPILNAIYGVYQDVNPNVAGSEVNINYQVLGSYPCRALVVNYFDVPQFSCGLNVGTQTTQIVIYEISNIIDVYVESRTPCTGWQNGAGVIGIQNADGTEGITPPDRNTGDWTATEEAWRFTPDGEDLNVVFEWLQDDVFVTNDTDLQVCPTESTNLKARVTYTTCSGEELIRENNFTINVATPIIIINDPQDLSACSTGEAVEFDLTDSLEGIMDDTTGFTFTFYATEEAADLGLDDNLPDLYTTDTNETIWIRVMEDGFDCYITASFELTLSNIPPEFTASDDISICEGTDTTLEVFAGNFDPNSPDVSYTWTLDGNDTGLTTQAITVTAGGTYEVTVNNAGCVGSEEIVVTVVPVPVADVLADATVCDSYELPVLTIGNYFTQTGGQGAALSAGDMITSTQEIYIYAVSADNADCTNESSFTITVNDSPEVSTPGNQTACDSYTLPALTLGNYYTQTGGAGTMLNPGDAITSTQTLYIYAETGTTPNCTGEESFEVTIIDSPEAQVLADVTSCDSYVLEALDADNNYFTAPGGTGTALSAGDVITSTQTLYIYAQTGTTPNCTDESTFVVNIIDSPAFSLGGPYNTCVANNVTINVEPANFNTAEATYAWTLNGTPLADTGASVVPTNFGTYEVTVTVGICTSVQSIAVTQDTNAIAVMFEEGCEGGDYMITIMDVDGSFNPDNATYVWSGEGGFTATTQTVTVPGAGNYTVTVTTQDGCIGGTTVNVLDTSCSIPRGISPNNDDRNDKFDLTSLDVRQISIFNRYGKEVFSYGAYTDQWHGQTNDGDELPTGTYFYSIERSNGESKTGWVYINREE; encoded by the coding sequence ATGAAGAGAATTACTTTCTTATTTTTCATGTCATTGGTGTCTTTGTGCGGATTTGCACAGATGCCCCTACAAGGGTTTGACGACACTGGTGTATTCCCACCAACAGACTGGGAAGTACACGATAATGGCATAGGACCTTTATGGTCTTGGGGACAGGCTTTAGGAGCTGGTCCTCAGCCAGCCTACGAAGGGCTGCACGCTGCATACATTAACAGAGAAAATGTAGCAGTAGGACTGCCAGAAGACTGGCTGGTAACTGAACAGTTTAACGTACCTACCAATCCGCAACTCCGATTTTGGTCGAGATTGACTATTGGTGGTGACGATGGAACGCTTTACCGTATATACATAACGGACGACCCTGGCGTTGCTTTTGACCCTCTTAACTACGATCAGATTCAAGAGTGGACAGAGCTACAAATTAACCCTGCACAAACAGTTTATACTGAGCAAGTAGTTGATATCCCTGCAATTTATGTAGGGCAAGACGTACGCCTTGCTTTTGTTATGATTGGCGACAACGGAGACCGTTGGTTGGTTGATAGCGCAAGCGTTGTATCACAATGTCTTGACCCTGAAAACTTAAGTGCTGCCCCTGGCATTGATAATGCTGACCTTAGCTGGGATAACCCAAGTGGTGCTACAGAGTGGGAGATTGAAGTGTTAGCTGCTGCTGCAATACCAAATGGTGTTGGTATTACATACAATGGTACTTTACCATACGAAGCAACAACAACAGATGATGGTGTTACAGCACTTACAGAAAATACAGATTATAAGTATTATGTACGTGCATTGTGTGACGATGGCGGAACTAGTGAATGGGTTGGTCCATTCCTGTTTAGCACTGTAGCCTTAGGAGCTACTTGTGAAGCTGCTATTGAAATTACAGCTTTACCGTATACAACAACAGATAATACTGGAGATTATGACGATGATTATAGTGGTAGCCCAGGTGCTGCAGGTTGTGGTACTACATCGGGTTACCTTAACGGTGATGATGTGGTATACGAGTATACAGCTACTACTGATGGTACAATTAGTATTGATATGACAGATAACGGCGCATGGTCGGGTATGTTTATATACGACGATTGTGCCGATATTGGTACTGAGTGTATTGGCGGTGGTCCTGGCGGAGGTGCAGGTAACGATGTATCTGTTCCAGCACTTGCAGTTACTGCAGGACAAACATATTACATTGTAATATCTACATTTGCTGCGCCACAAACTACACCGTATACGCTAACGATACAACAAGTATTTTGTGATCCTCCAGTAGGACTTCCTGCAACCAATGCAGACGAAGACTCTGTTGACCTTTCTTGGACAAATCCAAGTGGAGCAACTTCATGGGAAATTGTAGTACAAAACCCTGGCGACGGTATTCCTGCTGGTGCAGGTACTACGGTAGCTACCAATACAGAATATAATGTTGACTCATTAACCGAAGCAACAAACTACGAATATTATGTAAGAGCTGATTGTAACGATGGTAACTTTAGTGCGTGGGCAGGTCCTTATCCTTTCTCTACCACACAAGTAGCTGCAACAATGGATTACTCGCAAGATTTTGAGGGTGTCAACTCAGGCTTCTCTCTGAGTAACGGTACTGCAACAAACCAATGGGCTATAGGTAGTGCCATTGCAAATGGTGGTACACAATCATTATACATCTCTAACGATAATGGTGTAAGTAACGAGTATACTAATAACTCTACGTCAGTAGTGCACGCATACAGAGACATTCAAATGCCAGCAGTAGTAGACCAAGCATTGGTTTCTTTTGACTGGAATGTTGACGGTGAAAACTGTTGTGATTATGTAAGAGTTTGGGTAGTACCTGCATCTTTTACACCTACAACAGGAACATTAATAAACGCAGGTGCCGCAGGTGCTAACGCTATACAAATAGGAGGTAACTTTAACGACTCTAATGGGTGGGAAACTCAAAACAATGTTGTTGATTTATCTGCCTATGCAAATCAGGTAATGCGATTAGTATTTGAGTGGAGAAACGATGGTAGTGTTGGTCAGGCACCCGCAGCTATCGATAATATAGATGTTTCACTTATTACTTGTCCATCACCATCAGATTTAGCAATAGCAGACCTACAAGAAGAGGAAGTTACTTTTACATGGACTGCTCCTACATCTGTAACACCTACATTCGATTACTATTTTGCTACCGATACTACTGCTCCTGATGATGCAACGCCACCAACAGGAAATGTGGCTGTAAGTACCGTAAACATAGGTTTACTCACACCCTCTACTCAGTATTCATTCTGGGTAAGAAGTAACTGTGGGGTTGGCGATACCAGTTTCTGGGTTGGTCCATTAACCTTTACTACGCCACAAATACCCGCAACAATTGATTATGAAGAAGATTTTGAAGGTACAATAGAATGGACTTTAAGTAATGGTACACAAACCAACCAGTGGGTAATAGACGAAGCTATTAGTAGCTCACCAACACACTCACTTTACATCTCTAACGATAACGGTGTAAGTAGTGCATATACTAATAACAGTTCATCTGTAGTACATGCTTACAGAGATATTGCTATACCTACAGGGGCGGCAGATGCCGATTTGAGTTTTGATTACAATGTTGATGGAGAAAACTGCTGTGATTACGTAAGAGTATGGGTAGTGCCAATAACATTTATACCTACACCAGGCGCATTAATTAACGGAGGTGCTGCTGGAGACGATGCTTTCCAGGTAGGAGGAAACTTTAATAACACTGCTGATTGGCAAACAGAAAATACTGTAATTAATGTGGCTGCCTACGCAGACGGAGTAATGCGATTGGTATTTGAGTGGAGAAATGATGGTAGTGTTGGACAAGCACCAGCAGGTATTGATAACGTAAACGTATCGATAATTACATGCCCTCAACCACTAGACCTTGCTGTTTCAGATATTGGCGAAACAGGAGCTACAATAGCTTGGACTAACCAAGGTACAGCAGCCGAGTGGGAAGTGTACATTGTATCAGCAGGCGACCCTGCACCTACAGATGCTACTGTAGGTATTACAACTACAGATAACCCCTATGTGGCAACAGGACTAGATGATAGTACAGAGTATGATGTATATGTAAGAGCAATTTGCGACCCTACAGACTCTAGTAACTGGACGGGACCTGCTAACTTCCAAACACAATGTGGTTCGTTCGGCGTTCCTTTCTTCGAAGGGTTTAATACGGACTCAACAACACAATTGTGTTGGACGGTATTAAATGATAACGGAGACTTTGATGCTTGGAATATGGATTATAACCCTAACCCATTTGAAGGCGATCAATCCGCAGCTATAACTACCGATTTTAATAATGGTAACAACGACGATTGGTTGATTTCACCAACTATTGACCTTGATAGTGGAAATAAAAGATTAAAATTCCATCAAAGAGTACAATCATCATTCGAACCAAATGATTTCCAAGTACTATTGTCAGTAGAAGGAGCTGATATTGCTGACTTTACAGCACCAACAGCAGTAACATTAATCCCGCTTGCAGAGTATGATAATACAGAGTACATTGAGTACGAAGTATTCCTCGAAGATGCTGGTGGTACATCTATTACAGGTGAGGTTAACATTGCTTGGCACATACCAGATGGCGGATTAGACGGATGGCGTTTGTACATTGATAACGTAATTATCGAAGATATACCTTCGTGTCCGCAACCTACAGACCTTGCTGTATCATCAGTTGGAGATACTACAGTAACACTAGAGTGGACAGAAGTAGGACCAGCAACAGCTTGGGAAGTATACGTAATACCAACAGGTGGTGATGCACCAATAGATACTACAACAGAAGGTGTAGTTGCTGCGGACAGTAACCCATTTGTTTACGATATTGACCTTGAAGCAGGAATTGTTTATGATTTTTATGTGAAAGCTGTTTGTGGACCTGACGACGAAAGTTTCTGGTCTGGACCATTCACATTCAATACAGCATTATGTCCGTTAGAGGACCAATGTAACTACGAATTTGTAATGTCTGATACAGGTGGTAACACTTGGAACGGTAATACAATGACCGTATCGCAAGGTGGTATAGACATAGCTACCCTAACAGGACCAACTAATGCAGATGGTACTGACCCTATAACGCAAATTGTACCACTATGTGCAGGTATACCATTTGAGTTATACTGGAATGATGCCGGATTCTCTGATCAGCAAGTAGCCATATCAATTATTAACCCATTTGATAGCGAAACTGTATTTGACAAGCCAGCAGGTGAAGGAAGTGATAATACGCTACTATACACAGGCATACCTTTCTGTTCAGAAATTACATGTCCGCAACCAACTGATTTAGTTGCAGAAGGATATAATTACATCGACTCTATACTACTAGGATGGACTCCAGGTGGTACAGAAACAGAGTGGGAAGTAATTGTACAAGATGCAGGAGGTACCTACCCTGGAAATGACCCAGACCCTACAACAATTGTAACTGTTACGGGTGACCCAGAGTATATTGCTGGCGATTTAGTTCCAGACGATTTCTATGAGTACTACGTAAGAGCAATTTGTGGACCAGATGATGCAAGTTTCTGGACAGGACCATTTGAGTTTAGTATTTTTGCACCACCAGGATGTGCTGCAGTAGAAGTACTTGACGAATTAACGCTAGAGATAATTGTACCTAACTCAGAAGTTAGCCTTTGTCCTGAAGACGAAGCATGTTATGAGCTTAGCGCTAACTACTACCAATTAAAAGGTACAGATAGCTACGCAGTAGAATCTATCGATTATGCTCCACCATACCCATTCCTTGGCGGAACAGAGTTAAACGTAAACACAGATGATATTTGGTCTCCAGTAGTAGACCTACCATTCGAATTCTGTTTCTATGGCGAAACCTATAACGAAGCAAAAGTAGGATCTAACGGAGTAGTACAATTTGGAGAAAACATGACTGACGGAGGATTCTGTCCATGGTCGTTCGACGAATCAGTACCAGATGCGAACTTCCCAATACTAAACGCTATATACGGCGTTTACCAAGACGTTAACCCTAACGTAGCAGGAAGTGAAGTAAACATAAACTACCAAGTACTAGGTAGCTACCCATGTAGAGCATTGGTAGTAAACTACTTTGATGTACCACAATTCTCATGTGGACTAAACGTAGGAACACAAACTACACAAATAGTAATCTATGAGATATCTAACATTATAGATGTATATGTGGAAAGCAGAACACCTTGTACAGGATGGCAAAACGGTGCTGGTGTAATCGGTATCCAAAATGCCGATGGTACAGAGGGTATTACGCCTCCAGACCGTAACACAGGTGATTGGACAGCTACTGAAGAAGCATGGCGATTTACACCAGATGGTGAAGATTTAAATGTAGTATTTGAGTGGTTACAAGATGATGTATTTGTAACAAACGATACCGACTTACAAGTTTGTCCTACAGAATCAACAAACTTAAAAGCACGTGTAACATACACTACATGTTCTGGTGAGGAACTCATTAGAGAAAACAACTTTACTATAAACGTTGCAACTCCAATTATAATCATTAACGACCCACAAGACTTAAGTGCATGTTCTACAGGTGAAGCTGTTGAATTTGACCTTACAGATAGTTTAGAAGGTATAATGGACGACACGACAGGGTTTACATTTACATTCTATGCAACAGAAGAGGCTGCTGATTTAGGATTAGATGATAATTTACCCGATTTATACACTACCGATACCAATGAAACAATTTGGATTAGAGTAATGGAAGATGGATTTGATTGTTACATAACAGCTTCATTTGAACTGACATTAAGCAACATTCCACCAGAATTTACAGCTAGTGATGATATAAGTATTTGTGAAGGTACGGATACAACATTAGAGGTATTTGCAGGTAACTTTGACCCTAACTCTCCAGATGTATCCTATACATGGACGCTTGATGGTAACGATACTGGCTTAACAACACAAGCCATAACAGTAACAGCAGGTGGTACGTACGAAGTAACAGTTAACAACGCAGGTTGTGTTGGAAGCGAAGAAATAGTAGTAACAGTAGTACCAGTACCAGTAGCTGATGTACTAGCAGACGCAACCGTATGCGACAGTTATGAGTTACCCGTATTAACCATAGGAAACTACTTTACCCAAACAGGCGGTCAAGGAGCAGCCCTAAGTGCCGGTGATATGATAACCAGCACGCAGGAAATCTACATCTATGCCGTATCAGCCGACAATGCCGACTGTACCAACGAAAGCTCATTTACCATAACCGTGAATGACAGCCCAGAAGTAAGCACACCAGGCAATCAAACCGCATGCGACAGCTACACCCTACCCGCGTTAACCCTAGGAAACTACTACACCCAGACCGGAGGAGCAGGCACCATGCTAAACCCAGGCGACGCCATAACAAGCACCCAAACCCTGTACATATACGCAGAAACAGGCACCACGCCAAACTGTACAGGCGAAGAAAGCTTTGAAGTAACCATAATCGACAGCCCAGAAGCCCAAGTACTAGCCGACGTCACCTCATGTGACAGCTACGTACTAGAAGCCCTAGACGCCGATAACAATTACTTCACCGCACCAGGCGGTACAGGCACAGCCCTAAGCGCAGGCGATGTAATCACCAGCACCCAAACCCTCTACATCTACGCACAAACCGGTACCACACCCAACTGTACCGACGAAAGCACCTTTGTAGTCAACATCATAGACAGCCCAGCCTTCAGTCTAGGCGGACCCTACAACACCTGCGTTGCAAACAATGTAACCATCAACGTAGAGCCAGCCAACTTCAACACCGCTGAAGCCACCTATGCATGGACCCTTAACGGAACACCCTTAGCCGACACCGGCGCAAGCGTTGTACCAACAAACTTCGGTACCTACGAAGTAACCGTAACCGTAGGCATTTGTACCAGCGTACAAAGTATAGCCGTAACACAAGACACCAACGCCATAGCCGTAATGTTTGAAGAAGGCTGTGAAGGAGGCGACTACATGATAACCATAATGGACGTAGACGGATCATTCAACCCAGACAACGCAACCTACGTATGGAGTGGCGAGGGAGGCTTTACAGCCACTACACAAACCGTAACCGTACCCGGCGCAGGAAACTATACCGTAACCGTAACCACACAAGACGGATGTATAGGCGGAACCACCGTTAATGTACTCGATACAAGCTGCTCGATACCAAGAGGTATCTCGCCCAATAACGACGACAGAAACGACAAGTTTGACCTAACCTCACTCGATGTACGCCAAATCAGTATCTTCAACCGTTACGGAAAAGAAGTATTCAGCTACGGCGCTTACACCGACCAGTGGCACGGACAAACCAACGACGGTGATGAACTACCAACAGGTACGTACTTCTACTCGATAGAACGTAGCAATGGAGAGAGCAAAACTGGATGGGTTTACATTAACCGAGAAGAATAA